GAGAGCACAAAGGGACACGATGCCGTGCCCGTCTGTTCGTGGCTCCTCCTATCGGAATCCGCTTTGAGACTCTCGCGGTGAGAGCACCTCAATCGCACCACAAGGGGTGCACCACTGCCCACCTTCGGGCTTTCCTTGATCCTTTACTTCGCAGCTGGCAGCCACCTCGACCTGGCGCGCAAAGGGCTTTCGAAGCAAGGCCTGCACCTCCACGCGCCCGGCATGCCTACGCCCACGCGTCTTGAGCCATGGGGTCACCATCGAGACAAAAGAAGCTACGCCGCAGGCGCTCCCGAGGACTCCTCTGGCTCGGGTCTCCTTTTCTGCCGCCGCCACTAGCTTCACCCCCAGACCTTCGCCACGCATGCGCACCTACCAGAGCGCCTTGTGCCGACCCGCCTCCTTCCTCCGGTCCAACCTCTCTTCCAAGCAGAAACAGGAGGCTCGACCGTCTCAACGCGCTTAGGGGGTCCCTTCGGAGAGCTTTACAGTGGTGTGCGCCAACATCAGAGGGTACGCCTCCCGACCTTCCGCCGAGGCGCACGTTTTGCCATTGCTTCCACCAAGGCGAAGTCAATCAGCCGCTGGTTTTCATCGACCCGGGCCACGCGCACCGTCACCGTATCGCCCACGCGAAAGACACGGCCCCGCCGTTGGCCGATCATGGCATGGCGGACGGGATCATGCACGTAATAATCGTCGCCCAGCTCGGTGATATGAATAAGGCCCTCCACAAGGAGAGTGGTCAGTTCCACAAAGATGCCGAACGGCACGATACGCGAGATCACCCCCTTGTACACGTCCCCGATGTGCCCGGCCATGTATTCAACTTGCTTCATTTTGACCGATTCGCGCTCTGCCTCCTGCGCAACCACCTCTCGCTCCGAGGCGAGGCGGCAATCGGCCTCCAGGGCGTCGCGGTCCACGCCAAGGGCGACTTCTTTGGCCTGGTGGTGCTGATACTGCTTCAGGAGCCGGTGGACCATGAGGTCCGGGTAGCGCCGAATAGGCGAAGTGAAGTGGGTATAGTGCTTGTAGGCAAGCCCAAAGTGGCCGACGTTCTCGGTGGAATACCGGGCTTTCATCATGGCCCGCAGCATGGCGTCGCGGATGATGGGCTCTGCGTCCAGGCCGGTGACCTGGGTGAGAAGCTTTTGGAAAAAACGCGGCGTGAGTCGGGGCGGTTCTTGGACCACCACGCCAAACGCTGCCGCAAAGCTTAGGAACTCGTTCATCTTCTGCCGGTCCGGCTTCTCGTGGATACGATAGACAAATGGGGGTTCGAGCTGCCCATCCTCCTGGCGGCGCAGGAACACACCCACGTGGCGGGCCACCGTCTCGTTGGCAAGGAGCATGAACTCCTCAATGAGGCGGTGGCTGTCTAAGCGCGGGCGTGGGCGGATCTCTACTGGCCGTCCGGCGCTGTCCAAAATCACCTGCACCTCTGGCGCATCCAGGTCTACGCTGCCCCGGCGCTGGCGTTTGGCAATCAACGCGTGGGACAAGGCGCGCATCTCCTGCAATACGGGAGTAAACTGATCTGAGCGGGCCCCGTCAAGGAGCTCCTGCACCTCCTCGTACGTGTAGCGGCGCCGGCTGCGAATCACAGACTCGCGGAACTGGTACTGGACGAGATCCCCGGCAGGGGTGAGCTCCATGAGCACGCTGTAGGCGAGGCGATCTTGGTCAGGCACCAAACTGCAAAGCTGGCTGGAGAGCCTCTCCGGAAGCATGGGGATGGCCCGGTCGACCAGGTACACCGAAGTGCCGCGCCTGCGCGCCTCGCGGTCAATTGCTCCCCCTGGCGTCACGTACCAGCTCACATCGGCAATGTGCACCCCCAGTAGCAGGTGGCCATTGTCCAGGGACTCCAGCGACACCGCATCGTCAAAGTCCTTTGCGTCGGGAGGGTCGATGGTGAAAAGCACTCTCTGGCGCAAGTCAAGACGACGGGCCAGTTCGTCAGCAGGGATGTCCGCAGGCAGGGAGGCCGCCTCCTCCTCTACCTCAGGCGGGAAGGACTCCGAGAGATCAAACGCGCGCGCCACCGAGAGCACATCCACGCCCGTTTGATCCGGAAAACCCAGCACCTCCACGATGCGCCCCTCTGGGTTGAGCTTCTCATGCTCCCAGTTAACAATCTGCACCACCACTTTCTGCCCGGGCTGGGCGCCCATGGCGTCCGCGTCGTGGACGTAGATGTCGTGGGGAATCTTCAGCTCGTCCGGGACCACAAACCCGTACTTCCGGCCGCGTTTGTAGGTGCCGACGATATTCTGCCGCGCCCGAGCCAGCACTTCCACCACTTTCCCTTCTGGGCTGCGGCCGCGGGTCTGGGCAAAGAGGCGCACTCTGACGCGGTCCTGGTGCAGCGCGAGCCCCATGTTCCGCTCGCTGATGAATACGTCTTCGCCTCCATCGTCGCGCACGACAAACCCATACCCCTGGGTCTTGACGCGCAACACGCCGGTCACCTCTTGTGCCGACCGCCCCTTGCCGTACCGGTTGCGCGGGTACTTGACAATGGCGCCGGTAGCCACCAGTTGGCGCAGAGCCGCGCGCAAGAGTTGATAACGGTCCTGGCTGACGCCAAGCCGTCTGGCAATCTCCTTAGCTTTGAAGGTGCGCTGCGGTTGCTGGGAAAGCAGCGCCTCGACTTGCGCGGTAAAATCCTCTTGTGAACTCAAAGGAAGAACCTTTCTGTGAATAACCATGTCAAAAAAAGTTCGGCCCACACCGTGGTGATGGGGCCGTTCGCCCCCAATGTCGTGATTGCAATATACGCAAAGCTGCTGGGATTCGCAAGGTGAAAATGGGGCGGGCGAGGAGCCCCATAACCCAGCGTCCTCGGCCTTCCGCGAAGGTCGTTACCCCGGGGGTTTGCAAGGCGATCTTGACGCCCTCAGGCCATCTCTCGTATGCTCCTACATGTGTAAGGCCCCCCCTTCTCGTCGCTCGTTCTTTTGGGAAGCGGGCTTGTGTCAAGGGGGCAGTGGGCGAAACAGCGCGCACGTTTTCCGTGGCGGTCACTGGACCGACGGTAGCGTCCACCTCCAGCTGCCTCTTGGGATTCCTGGGGAATGCAAGTTTTCCCGCACTTCGGTGTTATAAGCAGGTGAGCGTGGCGTTCGGGTCATCACGACGACTAGGCCGGGAACTTGCCGGCGGCAAATCCGTAAGGTGCATGTGTGCTGTAGTACGTGGCGGCATAGTGTTACCAGAGGGAGCATATGGTCATCACCATTGAAGGCCTGACAAAAATCTACGAAGGCGGAAGGAAAGCCCTCGAGGACATCAATCTGCGCATCGAGAGCGGAATGTTCGGCCTGCTGGGTCCCAACGGCGCCGGCAAAACCACCCTGATGCGCATCCTGGTCACCCTCATGAAGCCCACCTCGGGAGTAGTCAAGTTCAATGGGCTGGACCTGCAGAAAGATCGGCGGGCCATCCGTGCTATGCTCGGCTACTTGCCGCAGGATTTTCGCCTTTTCTCGCGCCTCACCACCTGGGAGTTCTTGGACTATATCGCTGCGCTTTCGGGACTCAAGGACAGCCGTGCCCGAAAAAAGGCCGTCGCCAACATGTTGGAACAGGTGGGCTTGTACGAGGTACGGGACCGGCAGGCGAACAAGCTCTCCGGCGGCATGAAGCGGCGCCTGGGCATCGCGCAGGCGCTCATCGGCGACCCAAAGGTGGTGATCGTCGACGAGCCCACCACCGGCCTGGATCCGGAGGAGCGCATTCGCTTCCGCAACCTGCTCTCGGACATGACCCGCCGCGACATCATCATTATCCTTTCCACCCATATCGTGGGCGACATCTCCAGCACTTGCCGGCAGATGGCACTGCTGAACAATGGCCACTTGGTCTTCGAAGGGGCACCAGAGGCACTGATCCAGCAAGCCAAGAATCACGTGTGGCGAATCCAAGCGGCTGAGTACGAGCTGGAAGCCATCAAAGAGCAGTACCCGGTCATCGCCACCATCCCCGCCGAGTCCGGCTGGGAGGTAGAAGTAGTAGCCGAAAACTTGGACACCTACCCGGGCAAGCTCATCGACCCGAACCTGGAGCACGCCTACGTCTACTTCATGGAGTACAAGCTGGGGGCGTCGCTTGACGAGAAGGAGTTGGTCGAAAGGTAGAACAAGGGGCGCTAACTGTCCCATAGCGAGGTGAAGACGATGTTATCTCTGCACAATATCTGGACTGTGGCCCGGTTCGAGATCAAGACCCTGCTCCGCAGCTGGTTCTTCCGCATCTTTGCCGGCTTGGCAGTGGTCGGCCTGTTTGTACTGAACCTCCTGCTGCTCACGAACGTGGGCAACTCCCCGTGGATCTTTCGCGGCCTGCCGGCGTCGGTGCCATATCTAAACCTGTCGCTCCTTAACGTGGTCCAGGCGGTCATTGCCGTCTTCTTGGCTTCGGACTTTTTGAAGCGCGACAAGAAACTCGATACCACCGAAGTGGTCTACATGCGTTCCATGACCAACGGCGACTATGTGTTCGGCAAGACGCTGGGGATCTTTCTGGTCTTCCTGGGCCTGAACCTCGTGGTGCTGCTGGTGGCAGGTATTTTTCACGCCGCGTTCAGCGACTTGCCCTTCGGCATCAAACCTTATCTCTACTACCCGCTCCTTATCAGCTTGCCCACCCTGTTCTACGTGTTCGGCCTGGCCTTCCTGCTCATGTCGCTCATCCGCAATCAGGCGGTGACGTTTGTGGTCTTGCTCGGCTACATTGGCCTGACGCTCTTTGTGTTGGGCGGCAAGGTGCATCACCTTTTCGATTACATGAGTTTCAACGTGCCGCTGATGTATTCGGACTTTGTAGGGTTTGGGGACGTGGGCAAAATCTTGATTCACCGCGGCATCTACTTCTGTTTGGGAGTGTCGTTCATCGGGGCGACAGTCCTCCTGCTGCGCCGTTTGCCCCAGTCGGTAGCCATGACTCGCACCGCAATAGCGTTGACGGTGGCTTTTTTCGTTGCGGCACTGGCACTCGGCTACACGCACCTGCGCTCCTTCTACCAGGTACGTGCGGAGCGCAAGGAAATGCTGGGGTTGAACACGTCGCTTGCGACTCTCCCGCGTCCCACCCTCGTGGGCATGCGCCTCACGCTGGAACATCGCGCTGATCAACTGCACGGTATGGCGGACATGACCCTCCGCAACCAGACCGACCAGCCCTTAGCCCGCTTTGTGCTGGCCTTGAACCCCGGCCTGACCGTGGACCGCGTGGAGCAGGCGGGGCAGCCGGCTGAGGTCAGGCGCAGGAGGCATCTGCTGGAGGTAAGTCTGCCCAGACCGTTGGCAGCAGGGGCTGAAGACTCGCTGCGGCTCGTCTATCACGGAAAGATAGACGAATCGGTCTGCTACCTGGATGTGGACCAGGCCGCGCGAGAGAGTTCGTATCGCCTGGCCTTGTTCAACATCGACAAACGCCATGCTTTCCTCACGAAAAACTTTGGGCTGTTGACGCCCGAGGCTCTCTGGTACCCCAAGCCTGGGGTCACGTACACTCCCCAGGAGCCAGCGGCGGTGGCCGAGGATTTTTGCCGATTCCAGTTGGATGTGAAGACGGCGCCGGGATTGGAGGTCATCGCCCAGGGGGAGGGTAACCAGGTAGCGCCAGGACGATTCCAGTTCCGGCCAGAAGTACCGCTGCCACGCCTCTCGCTGGCTATTGGTCCATATGAAAGACGCGCCCTCGTGGTGGACTCGGTCCAGTATGCGTTGTACACCCTGCCGCGCCATGACTACTTCGTGCCTTACTTCAATGAAGTGGGCGACACCTTGGCCGCGCTCATCCGGGAAATCAGGCAGGACTACGAGGTGCGGGTGGACTTGAAATACCCGTATCGGCGTCTCCTTTTGGTGGAAGTGCCGGTGCAATTCTACGCATATACGCGGGTGTGGGGCGGACCGCAAGAGACCGTGCAGCCGCAGATGGTCTTTCTGCCGGAGAAGGGAGTGCTGTTGCCTGCGGCCGACTTTCGCGAGGCCATGCGGCGGGAACGGTGGCGGGCGCAGCGGACGAATCAGATCAGTACACCCAAAGAGACTCAGACGCGCTTGTTCCGCCAGTTCGTGGGGAGCACCCTGGTCTCGGGCATGACCATGATCCGCATCGGCCGGGGCGGGGACCCACTCAGCGGCGCAGGCTATAACGTCTTTCCCAACTTTTACAGCTTTGCCACTGCGGTGCGTTCACACCAATGGCCGTTTCTCAACCTGGCCATGGAAGCCTTCCTGCGCAGCCGGGCCGAGGCAGCATTCGCGCCCCCATTTCGCTTTTTCTCAGGCTTGACCCAAGAGGAAAAAGTCAACCAGGCCTTGCAGGGGAAGAGCCTTCGGGAACTGCTGTCCGACGAAGACGCCAAGGCGCTGGTGGCAGATGCCATTAAGCTTAAGGGCACCTTTCTTTTCACCTACCTCCAGCATCGAATCGGCAAAGAGCGCTTTGCGGAGTTTGTGCGCGAGTGGATAGACCGCGCACGTTTCCAGGCGGTCGACGCGCAGCAGTTCGTAGATGAGCTGCGAAGTCGCTTCGGCGTAGACCTCACCACCCTGCTGACCGAGTGGTCGACCAGCACAGAGCTACCCGGGTATGTGTTCAGTGAGCTGGAGGGGTACAAGGTGCTGGACGGAGAGCGGACGCGCTACCAGGTCAGATTCAAAGTGACCAATGCCGAACCGGTGGCAGGGTTACTCGTCCTGACCTTCCGCGTGGCAGGCGGTGGCCCAGGATTCGGCTTCGGTCCGCCTGGATTTGGCCAAGCCAATGAGGTCCAGCGCACCGTGG
This genomic window from candidate division KSB1 bacterium contains:
- a CDS encoding ABC transporter ATP-binding protein; protein product: MVITIEGLTKIYEGGRKALEDINLRIESGMFGLLGPNGAGKTTLMRILVTLMKPTSGVVKFNGLDLQKDRRAIRAMLGYLPQDFRLFSRLTTWEFLDYIAALSGLKDSRARKKAVANMLEQVGLYEVRDRQANKLSGGMKRRLGIAQALIGDPKVVIVDEPTTGLDPEERIRFRNLLSDMTRRDIIIILSTHIVGDISSTCRQMALLNNGHLVFEGAPEALIQQAKNHVWRIQAAEYELEAIKEQYPVIATIPAESGWEVEVVAENLDTYPGKLIDPNLEHAYVYFMEYKLGASLDEKELVER
- the rnr gene encoding ribonuclease R; protein product: MSSQEDFTAQVEALLSQQPQRTFKAKEIARRLGVSQDRYQLLRAALRQLVATGAIVKYPRNRYGKGRSAQEVTGVLRVKTQGYGFVVRDDGGEDVFISERNMGLALHQDRVRVRLFAQTRGRSPEGKVVEVLARARQNIVGTYKRGRKYGFVVPDELKIPHDIYVHDADAMGAQPGQKVVVQIVNWEHEKLNPEGRIVEVLGFPDQTGVDVLSVARAFDLSESFPPEVEEEAASLPADIPADELARRLDLRQRVLFTIDPPDAKDFDDAVSLESLDNGHLLLGVHIADVSWYVTPGGAIDREARRRGTSVYLVDRAIPMLPERLSSQLCSLVPDQDRLAYSVLMELTPAGDLVQYQFRESVIRSRRRYTYEEVQELLDGARSDQFTPVLQEMRALSHALIAKRQRRGSVDLDAPEVQVILDSAGRPVEIRPRPRLDSHRLIEEFMLLANETVARHVGVFLRRQEDGQLEPPFVYRIHEKPDRQKMNEFLSFAAAFGVVVQEPPRLTPRFFQKLLTQVTGLDAEPIIRDAMLRAMMKARYSTENVGHFGLAYKHYTHFTSPIRRYPDLMVHRLLKQYQHHQAKEVALGVDRDALEADCRLASEREVVAQEAERESVKMKQVEYMAGHIGDVYKGVISRIVPFGIFVELTTLLVEGLIHITELGDDYYVHDPVRHAMIGQRRGRVFRVGDTVTVRVARVDENQRLIDFALVEAMAKRAPRRKVGRRTL